From the genome of Lotus japonicus ecotype B-129 chromosome 6, LjGifu_v1.2, one region includes:
- the LOC130724447 gene encoding 60S ribosomal protein L7-2-like, whose product MVSKEEVKAVVPESVLKKQKRNEEWALATKQQLEAAKKKRAVSRKLIWSRAQQYAKEYDEQQKELVRLKREAKLKGGFYVNPEAKLLFIVRIRGINAMHPKTRKILQLLRLRQIFNGVFLKVNKATVNMLQRVEPYVTYGYPNLKSIRELIYKRGYGKVNKQRIALTDNSVIEQTLGKHGIICIEDLIHEILTVGPHFREANNFLWPFKLKAPLGGLKKKRNHYVEGGDAGNREDYINELIRRMN is encoded by the exons ATGGTCAGCAAAGAGGAAGTGAAAGCGGTGGTTCCTGAATCCGTGTTGAAGAAGCAGAAGAGGAACGAGGAATGGGCATTGGCAACGAAGCAGCAACTCGAAGCCGCCAAGAAGAAGAGGGCTGTATCTCGCAAGCTGATTTGGAGCAGAGCCCAACAGTATGCCAAGGAATACGATGAGCAGCAGAAGGAGCTTGTTAGGTTGAAGCGTGAAGCTAAGCTCAAGGGTGGGTTCTATGTCAACCCTGAAGCTAAGCTCTTGTTCATCGTCAGGATCAGAGG TATCAATGCTATGCACCCCAAAACCAGGAAGATTCTGCAGCTTCTGCGTTTGAGACAG ATCTTTAATGGTGTATTCCTCAAGGTCAACAAAGCAACCGTGAATATGCTACAGAGAGTAGAGCCTTATGTTACTTATGG TTATCCTAATTTGAAGAGTATCAGAGAATTGATCTACAAGAGGGGATACGGGAAAGTTAACAAACAGAGAATTGCTTTGACAGACAACTCTGTTATTGAACAG ACTCTTGGGAAGCATGGAATTATTTGCATTGAAGATCTGATCCATGAGATATTGACTGTTGGACCTCACTTCAGGGAGGCCAATAACTTCCTATGGCCTTTCAAGCTCAAAGCTCCTCTTGGTGgtctgaagaagaaaagaaatcaTTATGTTGAAGGGGGTGATGCTGGCAACAGGGAAGATTACATTAATGAGCTTATTAGGAGGATGAATTAA
- the LOC130724253 gene encoding uncharacterized protein LOC130724253, translated as MWFVYVCDEGEKELGRQQAPGSCPHCGGKVEAMDVEIRWRFCFLPMCFNIKRKFFCTLCARRLELFY; from the coding sequence ATGTGGTTTGTGTATGTGTGTGACGAGGGTGAGAAGGAACTTGGAAGGCAACAAGCACCAGGATCATGTCCTCACTGTGGAGGCAAAGTTGAAGCCATGGATGTTGAGATCAGGTGGAGGTTCTGCTTCTTGCCCATGTGCTTCAACATCAAGAGGAAATTCTTTTGTACCCTCTGTGCCAGGCGTTTAGAATTATTTTACTAG